Proteins encoded together in one Thermoplasmatales archaeon BRNA1 window:
- a CDS encoding Sel1 repeat protein has translation MNGISDGRMDPLEWAKFVIRSRTDVDYSDAFSVLSSYADKGNAEAQFYLGLVYARGQGIPRDFRLARDWLQRASDQGNLGAMYFLGKIYVRGYGTEPDPVRAAELFTKPSEAGDTRAMYALALLYMDGNGVGRDLSKTFSLMRDAAEGGNIEAQFVLGQLYKTGAGCETDLNQSVRWLSSAAVNGHKGAQILLGDMYTAGDGVQEDPDEAGRWYNMADGRFI, from the coding sequence ATGAACGGCATCTCGGACGGACGCATGGACCCACTCGAATGGGCCAAGTTCGTCATCAGGAGCAGGACCGACGTCGATTATTCCGACGCATTCTCCGTCCTCTCCTCCTATGCCGACAAGGGGAACGCCGAGGCCCAGTTCTACCTGGGACTGGTCTACGCCCGCGGGCAGGGGATCCCCAGGGACTTCCGCCTCGCACGCGACTGGCTTCAGAGAGCGTCCGACCAGGGGAACCTGGGGGCGATGTACTTCCTCGGCAAGATCTACGTCAGGGGATACGGAACCGAGCCCGACCCGGTGAGGGCCGCGGAGCTCTTCACGAAGCCTTCCGAGGCAGGGGACACCCGTGCCATGTACGCTCTGGCACTTCTTTACATGGACGGCAACGGGGTGGGCAGGGACCTCTCCAAGACCTTCTCCCTCATGAGGGATGCAGCAGAGGGAGGTAACATCGAGGCGCAGTTCGTCCTCGGTCAGCTGTACAAGACGGGCGCCGGATGCGAGACCGACTTGAACCAGAGCGTCAGGTGGCTGTCCTCCGCGGCGGTGAACGGGCATAAGGGCGCCCAGATCCTGCTGGGGGACATGTACACGGCCGGTGACGGGGTCCAGGAGGACCCCGACGAGGCCGGCCGCTGGTATAACATGGCCGACGGCCGTTTCATTTGA
- a CDS encoding orc1/cdc6 family replication initiation protein, which yields MFERSSAIIRDGKKLAFEYIPDKLVCRDAQMTELENAFRPLFFNNVPCTAYVTGSVGTGKTVTVRKFCSDMRGEFSVSGKSLDIIYVNCRLKNSEYGVMLELVRHYDRLFSDRGFSVDQMISSLKQHINSEKTPVVIILDEADVILRSSAKNVVYQLTRFSEDATAGIPVSLILISQYSLQALALDQASQSSFGRSGTVKFDKYNEDQLRDIVKLRADLALGPGSITDDGIGMIAKISAPYGDARLAMEILEKAANLAETKGARYIDLDHIRTAGASVYSDVSESKLESLDLNRLLVLLSIARSLFKNPEVTTLHAQGTYAAACEEFGVPAKKYTQYYTYVKDLEARSLIKTELRPEPAGGRATYITITGIPPRDLAENLEGMIESRLRREDMSV from the coding sequence ATGTTCGAGAGAAGCTCCGCGATCATCAGGGACGGGAAGAAGCTCGCCTTCGAGTACATCCCCGACAAGCTCGTCTGCAGGGACGCCCAGATGACGGAGCTCGAGAACGCGTTCAGGCCCCTCTTCTTCAACAACGTCCCGTGCACGGCATACGTGACCGGGAGCGTGGGGACGGGTAAGACGGTCACCGTCAGGAAGTTCTGCTCGGACATGCGCGGGGAGTTCTCTGTTTCGGGGAAATCCCTTGATATCATCTACGTGAACTGCCGCCTGAAGAACAGCGAGTACGGCGTGATGCTGGAGCTTGTGAGGCACTACGACAGGCTGTTCTCGGACAGGGGATTCTCCGTGGACCAGATGATCTCCTCCCTCAAGCAGCACATCAACTCGGAGAAGACCCCGGTGGTCATCATCCTCGACGAGGCGGACGTCATCCTCAGGTCGTCCGCCAAGAACGTTGTCTACCAGCTCACCAGGTTCTCCGAGGACGCCACGGCCGGCATCCCCGTGTCCCTCATACTCATCTCCCAGTACTCCCTCCAGGCACTCGCCCTGGACCAGGCCTCCCAGTCCTCCTTCGGAAGGTCCGGGACGGTTAAGTTCGACAAGTACAACGAGGACCAGCTCAGAGACATCGTCAAACTGCGTGCGGACCTTGCCCTGGGCCCCGGTTCCATCACAGACGACGGCATAGGGATGATCGCCAAGATCTCCGCCCCCTACGGCGATGCCAGGCTCGCCATGGAGATCCTCGAGAAGGCGGCGAACCTCGCAGAGACCAAAGGTGCCAGATACATCGATCTGGACCATATCCGCACCGCGGGGGCATCCGTCTACTCCGACGTATCGGAATCCAAACTGGAGTCCCTTGACCTCAACCGCCTGCTCGTCCTTCTCTCAATCGCACGTTCCCTCTTCAAGAACCCCGAGGTCACCACCCTCCATGCCCAGGGCACCTACGCCGCCGCATGCGAGGAGTTCGGGGTGCCTGCCAAGAAGTACACCCAGTACTACACCTACGTCAAGGACCTGGAGGCCAGGAGCCTCATCAAGACCGAGCTCAGGCCCGAGCCCGCCGGAGGGAGGGCCACATACATCACGATCACCGGCATCCCCCCGAGGGACCTGGCCGAGAACCTCGAAGGCATGATCGAGTCACGCCTTCGCCGCGAGGACATGAGCGTATGA
- a CDS encoding replication factor C small subunit: protein MNEIWTEKYRPKKLDEVIGQKNVTERLKGYVEARNMSHLMFAGTPGTGKTTCSLALAREMYGDSWKGNFLELNASDERGIDVVRGRIKDFAKTAPIDGAEFKIIFLDEADALTNDAQGALRRTMEMYSRTCRFIISCNYSSKIIDPIQSRCAVFRFRPLNNDDIREYLERIVAAENLDMEEGAMDALVYIASGDMRKAVNTLQTAASLGASISADTISKVSGTPNEEDILGVMTAALDGKFVEASNLLDKVMIEYGLSGQDVIKQMHSEIFKLPLETRDKVRLIDKTGEVEFRIIEGSNEKIQLEALIAYLVMAGGKG, encoded by the coding sequence ATGAACGAGATTTGGACGGAGAAGTACAGGCCCAAGAAACTTGACGAGGTCATCGGACAGAAGAACGTCACCGAGAGGCTCAAGGGTTACGTCGAGGCCAGGAACATGTCCCATCTGATGTTCGCGGGTACACCCGGAACCGGGAAGACCACCTGCTCCCTCGCCCTGGCAAGGGAGATGTACGGCGACTCCTGGAAAGGGAACTTCCTGGAGCTGAACGCGTCCGACGAGAGGGGAATCGACGTCGTCCGCGGGAGGATCAAGGATTTCGCCAAGACCGCCCCCATCGACGGGGCCGAGTTCAAGATCATCTTCCTCGACGAGGCGGATGCCCTCACCAACGACGCGCAGGGTGCGCTCAGGAGGACCATGGAGATGTACTCCCGCACCTGCCGCTTCATCATCTCCTGCAACTACTCATCCAAGATCATCGACCCCATACAGTCCAGGTGTGCGGTGTTCAGGTTCCGCCCCCTGAACAACGACGACATCAGGGAGTACCTGGAGAGGATCGTCGCCGCGGAGAACCTCGACATGGAGGAGGGTGCCATGGATGCCCTCGTGTACATCGCATCCGGCGACATGAGGAAGGCAGTCAACACCCTCCAGACCGCCGCATCCCTCGGAGCCTCCATCTCAGCGGACACCATCTCCAAGGTTTCCGGGACCCCAAACGAGGAGGACATCCTCGGCGTGATGACCGCCGCCCTCGACGGAAAGTTCGTGGAGGCCTCCAACCTGCTCGACAAGGTCATGATCGAGTACGGTCTGTCCGGACAGGACGTCATCAAGCAGATGCACTCGGAGATCTTCAAGCTCCCCCTGGAGACCAGGGACAAGGTCCGCCTCATCGACAAGACCGGCGAGGTGGAGTTCAGGATCATCGAGGGAAGCAACGAGAAGATCCAGCTGGAAGCGCTCATCGCCTACCTCGTCATGGCCGGCGGAAAGGGATGA
- a CDS encoding serine O-acetyltransferase — protein sequence MYYEPGDLQAVMERDPAVIDENDAINYHTGFRAVCMYRESHKLWVEGKKEQARKINYDAHTLTGCDIHPGAQIGERFFIDHATGVVIGETAIIGDDVTLYQGVTLGGVSTKREKRHPTVGNRVVFGAGAIVLGNITIGDDVRIGAGSVVVKDVPPDCTVVGVPGRIVACGGVKVDMTNALDHNRLPDVIADKIDSMQKQIDELQTEVRELREENRRLRKE from the coding sequence ATGTACTACGAGCCCGGCGACCTTCAAGCGGTGATGGAGCGCGACCCAGCCGTCATCGACGAGAACGATGCCATCAACTACCACACCGGATTCCGCGCGGTCTGCATGTACCGCGAGAGCCACAAGCTGTGGGTGGAAGGCAAGAAGGAGCAGGCCCGCAAGATCAACTACGATGCCCACACCCTCACCGGCTGCGACATCCACCCCGGTGCCCAGATCGGCGAGAGGTTCTTCATCGACCACGCCACCGGAGTGGTGATCGGCGAGACCGCCATCATCGGCGACGACGTCACCCTCTACCAGGGAGTCACCCTCGGCGGAGTGTCCACCAAGAGGGAGAAGAGGCACCCCACCGTCGGAAACAGGGTCGTCTTCGGCGCGGGCGCCATCGTTCTGGGCAACATCACCATCGGAGACGACGTCCGCATCGGAGCGGGATCCGTCGTCGTCAAGGACGTGCCTCCGGACTGCACCGTCGTCGGTGTCCCCGGGCGCATCGTCGCCTGCGGGGGAGTCAAGGTCGACATGACCAACGCCCTCGACCACAACCGCCTTCCCGACGTCATCGCCGACAAGATCGACAGCATGCAGAAGCAGATCGACGAGCTCCAGACCGAAGTGAGGGAGCTGAGGGAAGAGAACCGCCGCCTCAGGAAGGAGTGA
- a CDS encoding cysteinyl-tRNA synthetase, whose translation MTLKIQNTLTNKKEEFVPIEKGKVKMYVCGVTVYDDIHMGHARSIIVFDVVSRYLRYLGYDVTFVTNFTDVDDKIINRANERGIEALALSKEYIEKYFRDIESLGVRRADIYPQASTSMPYIIDMVRDIIDKGYGYATKDGSVYFRVRKIPDYGQLSNRTLDEMRSSGRVDLDPDKEDPMDFAVWKGVKPGEVSWESPWGEGRPGWHIECSAMIRHYLGDVIDIHGGGNDLIFPHHENEILQTEAVTGTHLANYWMHNGMLETKGADGKAVKMSKSLKNFFKVEDVAKKFDKYTIRFYYLNTHYRSPLTYGEENMLEAQAALRRLWNNYRDLQAAARDGASGSADCISRDIEEARRGFRESMDDDFNTRAAIEALFAFARTTNRMMGEKTLTKEGAQAAIAFMDEINDVLGILPENEGSSDDGSFNEVMQILIDLRKELRTKKQYELADMIRDRLKDAGYVIEDSSEGAKWKKI comes from the coding sequence ATGACGCTGAAGATACAGAACACCCTGACCAACAAGAAAGAGGAATTCGTCCCCATCGAGAAGGGGAAGGTCAAGATGTACGTCTGCGGCGTCACCGTCTACGACGACATCCACATGGGCCACGCCAGGAGCATCATAGTGTTCGACGTGGTCAGCAGGTACCTGAGATACCTGGGCTACGACGTCACCTTCGTCACCAACTTCACCGATGTCGACGACAAGATCATCAACCGTGCGAACGAGCGCGGGATCGAGGCTCTGGCACTCTCCAAGGAATACATCGAGAAGTACTTCCGCGACATCGAGTCCCTCGGCGTCAGGAGGGCCGACATCTACCCCCAGGCGAGCACCTCCATGCCGTACATCATCGACATGGTGAGGGACATCATCGACAAGGGATACGGATACGCCACCAAGGACGGTTCCGTGTACTTCCGCGTCAGGAAGATCCCCGACTACGGACAGCTCTCCAACAGGACCCTCGACGAGATGAGGTCCTCGGGACGCGTGGACCTGGACCCCGACAAGGAGGACCCCATGGACTTCGCCGTCTGGAAGGGAGTGAAACCGGGAGAGGTCTCCTGGGAGTCCCCCTGGGGAGAGGGCAGGCCGGGATGGCATATCGAGTGCTCCGCCATGATCCGCCACTACCTCGGCGACGTCATAGACATCCACGGGGGCGGGAACGACCTGATTTTCCCGCACCACGAGAACGAGATCCTCCAGACCGAGGCCGTCACCGGCACCCACCTCGCCAACTACTGGATGCACAACGGCATGCTGGAGACCAAGGGCGCGGACGGGAAGGCCGTCAAGATGTCCAAGTCCCTGAAGAACTTCTTCAAGGTCGAGGACGTGGCCAAGAAGTTCGACAAGTACACCATCCGCTTCTACTACCTCAACACCCACTACCGCAGTCCCCTCACCTACGGGGAGGAGAACATGCTCGAGGCCCAGGCCGCCCTGAGGAGGCTGTGGAACAACTACCGCGACCTCCAGGCCGCGGCCAGGGACGGGGCGTCCGGGTCCGCCGACTGCATCTCCCGGGACATCGAGGAGGCCCGCAGGGGATTCAGGGAGTCCATGGACGACGACTTCAACACCCGCGCAGCCATCGAGGCCCTGTTCGCCTTCGCTCGCACGACCAACAGGATGATGGGCGAGAAGACCCTCACCAAGGAGGGCGCCCAGGCCGCCATAGCCTTCATGGACGAGATCAACGACGTCCTCGGAATCCTCCCGGAGAACGAGGGTTCCTCCGACGACGGTTCCTTCAACGAGGTAATGCAGATCCTCATCGACCTCCGCAAGGAGCTCCGCACCAAGAAGCAGTACGAGCTCGCGGACATGATCCGCGACCGTCTGAAGGATGCGGGATACGTGATCGAGGATTCATCCGAAGGCGCCAAGTGGAAGAAGATCTGA
- a CDS encoding TPR repeat protein, SEL1 subfamily, translating to MSSDNASMMGEAYLRAKAAMDVKNEGYSLDDAFRIVSENREKDPACRYLYALFRYTGTCTKCDRKDAQKEMFKAAAEGYEPAKIADKEMEANPEDVEIPLIDLRFRAEQRDTVASRKLFPLYDTGKNPDGTKGPVRKNHAEAVRFYMACADDGDTEAQNTIGYMYLCGKGVEKNKEIAIRLLSEAADHGCAQAAYRIGYMYDAGQCYVDQDLDKAVEWYQKAADLGYPDADYQLTGIMFMKQGKWFDPSKAQKHLIKAADGGNRDAMRELGTMYAYGYNNFRRDPKKADAYLLKACEAGDQQAMINYANLCFEGQALPRNLQKAAYWFEKAAKEYNGQAQYALGCFYGNGYYYEQDNTKAAYWFQEAAEGGEPNAQYALACFYYEGRGVEKDNKKAAAWFQEAAEQGHPGAMAFFGMFKVTGKDVEQDIEGGVQMLKDAADNGYVDAQFYLGKLYAEGEYVEKNIPYAKKMLSMAAKQGDDDANAMLAAIKAKKY from the coding sequence ATGAGCAGCGATAACGCCTCCATGATGGGTGAGGCATACCTCCGGGCAAAAGCGGCGATGGACGTCAAGAACGAGGGATACAGCCTCGATGACGCCTTCAGGATCGTCTCCGAGAACAGGGAGAAGGATCCCGCATGCCGTTACCTCTACGCACTTTTCAGATATACTGGCACCTGTACCAAGTGCGACAGGAAGGATGCACAGAAGGAGATGTTCAAGGCCGCCGCCGAAGGATACGAACCGGCGAAGATCGCCGACAAGGAGATGGAAGCCAACCCCGAGGACGTGGAGATCCCGCTCATCGATCTCAGGTTCAGGGCGGAGCAGCGCGACACCGTCGCCTCCCGCAAGCTCTTCCCCCTCTACGACACCGGGAAGAACCCCGACGGGACCAAGGGTCCGGTCAGGAAGAACCACGCGGAGGCCGTCCGCTTCTATATGGCATGCGCCGACGACGGCGACACCGAGGCGCAGAACACCATCGGATACATGTACCTCTGCGGGAAGGGGGTGGAGAAGAACAAGGAAATCGCCATCAGGCTCCTCTCAGAGGCCGCGGACCACGGATGTGCCCAGGCCGCCTACAGGATCGGATACATGTACGACGCCGGCCAGTGCTACGTCGACCAGGACCTGGACAAGGCGGTCGAGTGGTACCAGAAGGCAGCCGACCTCGGATATCCCGATGCCGACTATCAGCTGACCGGCATCATGTTCATGAAACAGGGCAAGTGGTTCGACCCGTCCAAGGCGCAGAAGCACCTCATCAAGGCCGCCGACGGCGGCAACAGGGATGCCATGCGCGAACTGGGGACCATGTACGCCTACGGGTACAACAACTTCAGGAGAGACCCGAAGAAGGCGGACGCCTACCTCCTCAAGGCCTGCGAGGCCGGGGACCAGCAGGCGATGATCAACTACGCCAACCTCTGCTTCGAGGGACAGGCACTGCCCAGGAACCTCCAGAAGGCCGCATACTGGTTCGAGAAGGCGGCCAAGGAGTACAACGGGCAGGCGCAGTACGCCCTCGGATGCTTCTACGGCAACGGATACTACTACGAACAGGACAACACCAAGGCCGCATACTGGTTCCAGGAGGCGGCCGAGGGCGGTGAGCCCAACGCCCAGTACGCCCTCGCATGCTTCTATTACGAGGGGAGGGGCGTGGAGAAGGACAACAAGAAGGCCGCCGCCTGGTTCCAGGAGGCCGCCGAGCAGGGACACCCGGGAGCCATGGCCTTCTTCGGCATGTTCAAAGTCACCGGAAAGGATGTCGAACAGGACATCGAGGGCGGCGTGCAGATGCTCAAGGATGCCGCCGACAACGGCTACGTCGATGCACAGTTCTACCTCGGCAAGCTCTACGCAGAGGGCGAGTACGTGGAGAAGAATATCCCGTACGCCAAGAAGATGCTCTCCATGGCTGCCAAGCAGGGAGACGACGATGCCAACGCGATGCTTGCAGCCATCAAGGCGAAGAAGTACTGA
- a CDS encoding TPR repeat protein, SEL1 subfamily gives MGFREVMDKASSGDPRAQCALGLIYYTGDGTPQDLNRAFIWFNMAAEQGDPEGEFYTAYMYVHALGTNANIDEAVRFYTDSAEKGFVRSMFNLAHMYSDGLGVKQDWSKAIDYYQRAMEGGSVPACYRLGVIYDEGYGVEKDPEKAFGYYSRCAEVGYDRASVRIAMLYLEGRGVQKNPNAAVKHLNAAAGNGDADAMLWLGKLSLSGEGMAKSVNNAKKWLQKASVRGNEEAKKLLGTL, from the coding sequence ATGGGATTCAGGGAGGTCATGGACAAGGCATCCTCCGGGGATCCCCGTGCGCAGTGTGCTTTGGGTCTCATCTACTACACCGGGGACGGCACCCCGCAGGACCTTAACCGCGCGTTCATATGGTTCAACATGGCTGCCGAGCAGGGCGACCCCGAGGGGGAGTTCTACACCGCGTACATGTACGTCCACGCTCTCGGAACCAACGCCAACATCGACGAGGCCGTGAGATTCTACACCGACTCCGCGGAGAAGGGATTTGTACGCTCGATGTTCAATCTGGCACATATGTATTCAGACGGTCTCGGCGTGAAGCAGGACTGGTCGAAGGCCATAGATTACTATCAAAGGGCGATGGAGGGCGGGAGCGTTCCCGCCTGCTACCGTCTCGGGGTTATCTACGACGAGGGATACGGCGTGGAGAAGGATCCGGAGAAGGCCTTCGGGTACTATTCCCGCTGCGCCGAGGTCGGATACGACCGTGCGTCGGTCAGGATCGCCATGCTATACCTCGAAGGGAGAGGGGTGCAGAAGAACCCCAACGCCGCGGTGAAGCATCTCAACGCCGCCGCCGGGAACGGCGATGCGGACGCCATGCTTTGGCTCGGGAAGCTCAGCCTCTCCGGCGAGGGGATGGCGAAGAGCGTGAACAATGCGAAGAAGTGGCTGCAGAAGGCATCCGTCAGAGGGAACGAGGAGGCTAAGAAGCTCCTCGGGACGCTATGA
- a CDS encoding phenylacetate-CoA ligase, with amino-acid sequence MAVPEEQIVRIHSSSGTTGTPVVIPYTAKDVEDWATMFERCYKMAGCTNLDRIHITPGYGLWTAGIGFQAGAEKLGAMVVPMGPGNTEKQLKMMQDLKSTVLCATSSYALLLAEQITARGIKDSIRLRKGIIGSERWGDRMRQRIADELGVELYDIYGLTEIYGPGIGISCSYKDGIHMWDDYVYFEVIDPVTLKNVPDGTVGELVITTLVKEGAPLIRYRTHDLTRIMTGTCPCGSRYPRIDIITGRTDDMVKVKGVNMFPAQFEEVLSKVPGTSSEYQVMIDHLEGKDILTLFFETGEPKEKWPALEEAVTGKFREIVGPTISPKAVKIGDLPRSEKKTSRIFDNRY; translated from the coding sequence ATGGCCGTTCCCGAGGAGCAGATCGTCAGGATCCATTCCTCCTCCGGGACCACCGGGACCCCCGTCGTCATCCCCTACACCGCCAAGGACGTCGAGGACTGGGCCACCATGTTCGAGCGCTGCTACAAGATGGCCGGGTGCACCAACCTCGACCGCATCCACATCACCCCCGGATACGGGCTCTGGACAGCAGGCATCGGTTTCCAGGCCGGAGCCGAGAAACTCGGCGCCATGGTGGTCCCCATGGGCCCCGGGAACACCGAGAAGCAGCTCAAGATGATGCAGGACCTGAAGTCCACCGTCCTGTGCGCCACCTCCTCCTACGCACTCCTCCTCGCCGAGCAGATAACCGCCCGCGGGATCAAGGACAGCATCCGCCTCAGGAAGGGCATCATCGGTTCCGAGAGATGGGGGGACAGGATGAGGCAGAGGATCGCCGACGAGCTCGGCGTGGAGCTGTACGACATCTACGGACTCACCGAGATCTACGGACCCGGGATCGGAATCTCCTGCAGCTACAAGGACGGCATCCACATGTGGGACGACTACGTCTACTTCGAGGTCATCGACCCGGTGACCCTGAAGAACGTCCCCGACGGCACCGTGGGGGAACTGGTCATCACAACCCTCGTGAAGGAAGGGGCACCCCTCATCAGGTACCGCACCCACGACCTCACCCGCATAATGACCGGCACCTGCCCCTGCGGTTCCAGGTACCCGAGGATCGACATCATCACCGGACGCACCGATGACATGGTGAAGGTCAAGGGAGTGAACATGTTCCCCGCTCAGTTCGAGGAGGTCCTCTCAAAGGTACCGGGCACCTCGTCGGAGTATCAGGTAATGATCGACCATCTGGAAGGGAAGGACATCCTCACCCTGTTCTTCGAGACCGGGGAACCCAAGGAGAAGTGGCCCGCACTCGAGGAGGCCGTGACCGGGAAGTTCAGGGAGATTGTCGGACCGACCATCTCCCCCAAGGCCGTGAAGATAGGTGACCTCCCGAGATCCGAGAAGAAGACCAGCAGAATCTTCGATAACAGATACTGA
- a CDS encoding putative phosphatase — MFKQFGMAYDPNMDYEYAEMPLDQLFSQHHKGCTCEYRDFVTMTIAAYERNMKSEANIFPDVPLTLGILRSNNRRLGIVSRSYEHHIRMILSDFSMEDAFDSIVGLERAVLQRPNPYTVDLCMREMGADRNNTLLVSSNPLDIETGHNAGVKTALLDRSGHTGPDCGPTYYISSFDEILKL; from the coding sequence GTGTTCAAGCAGTTCGGGATGGCATACGATCCCAACATGGACTACGAGTATGCGGAGATGCCCCTGGACCAGCTGTTCTCCCAGCACCACAAGGGCTGCACCTGCGAATACAGGGACTTCGTCACCATGACCATAGCGGCCTACGAGAGGAACATGAAGTCGGAAGCGAACATATTCCCGGACGTGCCCCTAACCCTGGGGATCCTCCGCAGCAACAACCGTAGGCTCGGCATCGTGTCGAGGTCCTACGAGCACCACATCCGCATGATTCTCTCGGACTTCTCCATGGAGGATGCCTTCGATTCCATAGTGGGTCTGGAGAGGGCCGTCCTCCAGAGACCGAACCCTTACACCGTCGATCTGTGCATGAGGGAGATGGGGGCCGACAGGAACAACACCCTGCTCGTGAGCTCGAATCCCCTGGACATCGAGACCGGCCACAACGCGGGGGTAAAGACCGCCCTCCTCGACAGGTCGGGACACACCGGACCCGACTGCGGGCCCACCTATTACATCAGCAGCTTCGATGAGATCCTGAAGCTGTGA
- a CDS encoding Formate-tetrahydrofolate ligase has protein sequence MMTDIEIAENAKVKKITEIAKTIGLDADDIEQFGKYIAKVPLDVLEKAEAKKGQGKLVLVTAVTPTQAGEGKTVTTISLIQGLAALGKNVVGALREPSIGPTFGIKGGATGGGHAQIYPMWKIDLEFTGDIHAVASAHNLLSAVLENNLVRDNPLNIDPSRIVWKKTVDMNMRELRRIVVGIGDTKVSGGVTHESGFLITSASEISAILALAVSYKDLRERLERIVVAYTFDNKPVTAGQLGCVGSMMVLLREALMPNLVQTLEGQPVFVHGFPFANIAHGNNSVIATKAAMAFGDIAVTEGGFAADLGGQKFMDIVARQSGIRPSAVVIVATVRALMMHGGADVKDPESFTTAALQRGFANLDKHVENMKSYGVPVIVSINHFYTDSESDIKLIRDHCREIGAECVMSDGYLEGGKGAKELAEKVVEVLGSTKPEFKFSYPDELSIQEKIETVATKIYGADGVRFSKLAEKQIQAINDQGYGKLPICIAKTQYSISDNPDLKGAPIGWTLSVREVLLSAGAGFVVPVCGNIMLMPGLSKEPAALRIDLSEDGKKIIGLK, from the coding sequence ATGATGACCGACATCGAAATCGCGGAGAACGCGAAGGTCAAGAAGATCACCGAGATCGCCAAAACCATCGGCCTCGATGCAGACGACATCGAGCAGTTCGGCAAATACATCGCCAAGGTCCCCCTGGACGTCCTCGAGAAGGCAGAGGCCAAGAAGGGACAGGGCAAGCTCGTCCTCGTCACCGCGGTCACCCCCACCCAGGCCGGGGAGGGGAAGACCGTCACCACCATCAGTCTCATCCAGGGCCTCGCCGCCCTCGGCAAGAACGTCGTCGGGGCCCTCCGCGAGCCCTCCATCGGTCCCACCTTCGGGATCAAGGGAGGAGCCACCGGAGGGGGCCACGCCCAGATCTACCCCATGTGGAAGATCGACCTCGAATTCACCGGCGACATCCACGCCGTCGCATCCGCCCACAACCTCCTGTCCGCGGTCCTGGAGAACAACCTCGTCAGGGACAACCCCCTGAACATCGACCCCTCCCGCATCGTGTGGAAGAAGACCGTCGACATGAACATGAGGGAGCTCAGGCGCATCGTCGTCGGAATCGGCGACACAAAGGTAAGCGGAGGGGTCACCCACGAGAGCGGTTTCCTCATCACCTCCGCCTCCGAGATCTCCGCCATCCTCGCCCTCGCCGTGTCGTACAAGGACCTGAGGGAGAGGCTCGAGAGGATCGTCGTCGCTTACACCTTCGACAACAAGCCCGTGACCGCCGGCCAGCTGGGATGCGTCGGTTCCATGATGGTCCTCCTCAGGGAGGCGCTCATGCCCAACCTCGTCCAGACCCTCGAGGGCCAGCCCGTCTTCGTCCACGGGTTCCCGTTCGCCAACATCGCCCACGGGAACAACTCCGTCATCGCCACCAAGGCCGCCATGGCCTTCGGGGACATCGCGGTCACCGAGGGGGGATTCGCCGCCGATCTCGGAGGGCAGAAGTTCATGGACATCGTCGCCCGCCAGTCCGGCATCCGCCCCAGCGCGGTTGTCATCGTCGCCACCGTCCGTGCCCTCATGATGCACGGCGGGGCCGACGTGAAGGATCCGGAGTCCTTCACCACCGCGGCCCTCCAGAGGGGATTCGCCAACCTCGACAAGCACGTTGAGAACATGAAGTCCTACGGGGTCCCCGTCATCGTCTCCATCAACCACTTCTACACCGATTCCGAGTCCGACATCAAGCTCATAAGGGACCACTGCAGGGAAATCGGCGCGGAGTGCGTCATGTCCGACGGATACCTCGAGGGAGGGAAGGGTGCAAAGGAACTCGCCGAGAAGGTCGTCGAGGTCCTCGGTTCCACCAAACCCGAGTTCAAGTTCTCCTATCCCGACGAGCTCTCCATCCAGGAGAAGATCGAGACCGTCGCCACGAAGATCTACGGAGCGGACGGCGTGAGGTTCTCCAAGCTCGCCGAGAAGCAGATACAGGCGATCAACGACCAGGGTTACGGAAAGCTCCCGATCTGCATCGCCAAGACTCAGTACTCGATCTCCGACAACCCGGACCTGAAGGGAGCGCCCATCGGCTGGACCCTCAGCGTCAGGGAGGTCCTCCTCTCCGCGGGAGCGGGATTCGTCGTCCCGGTCTGCGGCAACATCATGCTGATGCCGGGTCTCTCCAAGGAGCCCGCGGCGCTGAGGATTGACCTGTCCGAGGACGGCAAGAAGATCATCGGACTCAAATGA